From the Candidatus Binatia bacterium genome, one window contains:
- a CDS encoding GMC family oxidoreductase: protein MIVDGASIKHDVNLATRVCVIGSGAGGAVVAKELAEAGIEVVLLEEGGFYTGKDFSGDPRQMIDRLYRNRGLTGTMGRVTIPIPLGKCVGGTTVINSGSCYRAPDYVLDSWRRDCGVEQIEEPSLRPYFEKVERELNVEPVPDATYGKNSQFFERGAKALGFAGARIPRNERGCMGTGVCALGCPQDAKQAMHVGYVPRALAAGAHLYSRCRADRILTNNGRAFGVMGSCLDGNDRSTGHQIRVLADRVVVACGALLTPALLQRSGVPDGSGWLGRNLHIHPAARVVALYDEEVRGWEEVPQAFNVHEFTREGIFIQGQFVPPALAAAVLPGVGQAHKSLMANFARLGSFGALISDVSEGRVRARGSGHGWPLVTYRMRSEDVRKLTRAVSLTAQMFFAGGAREVYSAVYTKPVLRDPGDARALEAERLRPQDIDMMAFHPQGTCRMGEDPRRAVTDSFGEYHGVRHLYVGDASLFPSSCKVNPQITIMALAARIAAHIASGL, encoded by the coding sequence GATCGTTGATGGCGCTTCCATAAAGCACGACGTCAATCTCGCCACACGCGTTTGCGTGATTGGATCGGGCGCCGGGGGTGCGGTCGTCGCCAAGGAGCTTGCCGAAGCCGGGATCGAAGTCGTGCTGTTGGAGGAGGGGGGATTCTACACCGGGAAAGACTTTTCCGGCGATCCGCGCCAAATGATCGACCGCTTGTACCGCAATCGGGGGCTGACTGGCACCATGGGCAGGGTGACCATTCCCATCCCGCTGGGAAAATGCGTTGGCGGTACCACCGTGATCAACTCCGGGAGTTGCTACCGTGCCCCGGACTACGTGCTGGATTCCTGGCGGCGCGATTGCGGTGTCGAGCAGATCGAAGAGCCGTCCTTGCGGCCCTACTTCGAAAAGGTCGAGCGCGAGCTGAACGTCGAGCCGGTACCGGACGCCACCTACGGCAAGAACAGTCAGTTCTTCGAACGCGGCGCCAAGGCCCTCGGGTTTGCCGGCGCCCGCATTCCGCGCAACGAACGCGGCTGTATGGGTACGGGCGTGTGCGCCCTGGGCTGCCCGCAGGATGCCAAACAGGCGATGCATGTGGGGTATGTTCCACGGGCGCTGGCAGCCGGAGCGCACCTCTACAGCCGCTGCCGTGCTGACCGGATCTTGACCAACAACGGCCGCGCCTTTGGAGTTATGGGGAGCTGCCTCGATGGCAACGACCGCAGTACGGGTCACCAGATCCGGGTGCTAGCTGACCGGGTCGTCGTCGCCTGCGGTGCCCTGCTGACGCCGGCGCTCCTGCAGCGCAGTGGCGTGCCGGACGGTTCCGGTTGGTTGGGGCGCAATCTACACATTCATCCGGCGGCCCGCGTCGTTGCCCTGTACGACGAGGAGGTCCGAGGCTGGGAAGAAGTTCCGCAGGCCTTCAACGTGCATGAATTCACCCGCGAGGGCATCTTCATCCAAGGGCAGTTTGTTCCGCCGGCGCTGGCAGCAGCGGTACTGCCAGGCGTCGGGCAGGCGCATAAGAGCTTGATGGCGAACTTTGCGCGGCTCGGCTCCTTTGGGGCGCTCATCTCCGATGTTTCGGAAGGCCGGGTGCGCGCCCGCGGCTCGGGACACGGGTGGCCGTTGGTTACCTACCGCATGCGCTCCGAGGATGTGCGAAAGCTCACCCGTGCAGTGAGCCTCACCGCACAGATGTTCTTTGCCGGCGGCGCACGCGAAGTGTACTCGGCGGTATACACAAAACCGGTTTTACGTGACCCAGGTGACGCCCGCGCCCTCGAAGCCGAGCGGTTGCGGCCACAAGACATCGACATGATGGCCTTCCACCCGCAGGGCACCTGTCGCATGGGCGAGGATCCTCGGCGCGCGGTCACCGACTCCTTCGGCGAGTATCACGGCGTGCGCCATCTCTACGTCGGCGACGCCAGCCTCTTTCCGTCGTCCTGCAAAGTCAATCCACAGATCACGATCATGGCTCTGGCCGCGCGTATCGCCGCGCACATCGCCAGCGGCCTGTGA